From Symphalangus syndactylus isolate Jambi chromosome 21, NHGRI_mSymSyn1-v2.1_pri, whole genome shotgun sequence:
TTCCATACAAGTatgtaaatgaaaagatataCAGTAAGTGCACACTCGATATGACTATGCAGGCAACAGTTAGTTTCAGATACTCTTGTATAGTTCATGCACAAACCTTCCCAAAGTACGAGTTCAGTCAGTCTTGGGGGATATGGAGGGATGATTAAAAAAGGATTGAGTTCCTTGCAAAAATATCAGTATGGACTGGATGAGGGTGAGCGTGGTCAGTTATATATATTACTTACTGTAATTTGTGATTGTCGAGGAAGAGGTGTGGCTGTTGGTGTGATAGTAATACTGCTGGTGACTTTATTGGTTGTTTTGTTTAGTGCCCCGTTAATTAAGCCTTGAGTTCGGTTATCCTGCAGTGGTGCTGAAGGGCTGGCAGGTCTCACAGGGCTGGCTACAGCTTGCATGTAAGGACTTCCTAAGTGAATGTGGATTTTATTATCCTCAGTAGTTATCACACTTGAGCTATTACTGTTTGAACGCTGAAACTGCCATGATGACTGCCGGTCCGGGGAGACTCTGAATATCGCATGCTTGGCACTGATTTCTATTGGTTCTGGGGAGCGTCCCTGCTCAGGAGAGCTAGCTGAACCAGTCACAGCCAAAACCTGAATAGGGGACATTGTCCTTTCTGGAGTTAGAGAACCACAAGACTCTGGGGTCTGTGCTCTGGCAAAGGTTGCCATGGTAACTGGGGACATGCCTTGTTCTAAATTCATGAGGTCTTCGGTAGAGGTTTTGGACTTTACTGGTGTTATGGAGGCATTTTGGAGGATGGTTATCCTTTGCTTTGGCGTGCCACAGTTCGGTATCACTGCAGTACTCGTGTAAGAGTGAGGACTCTCTGTGGTCGGACTTGTGATTTCAAGAGTGGCTGTGTTTTGTACATGGTCTGGAGTAACCTTTATATGAAGTGGCTGCCCAGGTGTGTGGCTTAGGACTAGATCTCCAGGTTGCACAAAGTTGGCATTGGGTTTAGTTTGTATTTTTCCATTCTGAGGATGGCCCTCCTTGGATTTCATCCAGGGAATCCATAGCTTTCTGTTAACAGGACATGGAGTAGACTGGCTGCATTTGAAGGACAGCACAGATCCCTCATCATTAGGGTCCTCGTCTTGATCCTCATTCTCCTCATATAACTGACCATTGATGACGGCACGTTCCAGAGGAATGAGGCTCTTGTAATCAGGTGGTTCATTGTCTACTGCTTCTGTCTGAACTTCTTTAGAAAATACTTGAGGATCGGAAATTCTTCCATTGAGACTAGGCCTGAGGCTCTTACTGAAATGCCGGTACCTCTCTAACTCCTTAGTGAGGTTTTCAATCTCTCTTCCTAAATCTCTGTTCctgttttcttgttgatttaGTTTTTTTTGCAGGACTGAGTGATCTCCCTGGAGGTGACATATTAGGTCTTCAGTTGCCATgtattcattaattttctcttttaatgcaTCTACTTCTCTTGAGAGGTGCCCTGACTTAGCTTCTTCTTCTTGAAGCCTTTTGAAAAGCCATTGTTCATGGCTGGTCTCTGTCTTTTCTGCTAACTTGTACTTAGCAAGCTCCATTTTAACATGTTCCAGCTCTCTAGATAAAAATTGAGCTTTGTCTCGTTCATTAGCGTACCTTCGTTCTAGAGTCTCATATTCATCTTCTGTTTTCATGAGGTCATCCTCAATGGCTTTCATGTCCTTTAGCTTCAGTTTCAGTCTTTCCACTTCTTGAGAGAGCTCCTTAATCTTATTGTTTTCTTGGTGTAATGCTGTTGTGGATTTCCCAGAGTCttgatttaatttgttttttaggaAATCTTTCTCAATTGCTTCCAAGGATTGAAGCCTATTTTTCAACATATTAACTCTTGACAGGAGatcatttcctttctcttcttccgctttcaatttgttttttaaatcatctctctccttGGTTACGCTGTACATCTTTTCTTCTACGTCGGTTTTGGACTTGAGTGCCCTTTTAGTTTCCTCAATTAACTTCTCAGTAACTGTTGTTACTTTATTTTGCTCCACTTGAAGCTGAGAAGAAGCAGCTTGTAAtttatcttcagttttctttaatttttcactCATTGTTTTCCGTTCCTCTACAAACATCACAGTTAATGTTTTCAGTTTAGTTAAATCCTCTTTTAGAGTGAATTCTGTCTTTTCTAGCCGACTTTCAATGGCTTCTAGTTCTTTGATCCTTACTTTTAAACTCTCCAGTTCTTGAGACAACTGCTTTGTGgtcatcctttctttttctaaattgcaTTTCAGAGAGTAGCAttcttgtttgcttttgttgaaaGCGTCTTCTAACTTTTCCAGAGCCATAATTCTTTTACTGAGTTTTTCAACCTGTAGTTTAAAGTCTTTACTCTGTAACGTCTCCCTTTCAAGCCTCTTATTGAGATCTCTGCACTGCTCCTCCATTTTTATGAGCTCTTCATCTTTCCCTTCCATATCTAGCACACGTTTCCTGAGCTCTTCCACTTCAGCCATGATACCAGCGTTTCCATATTCTCCcttactgattttttcttttatatcttgCAGCTCCTCTTCTGCTTTTCGTAAAGACCTGTTTGTCTCTTCTAACTCATCAATCTGCCGGCTGAGTGCTGCCAGCTTTTGTTGAAGCTGGCGATTTTGACTGTCCTCATTGGTGAGCTTCGCCATAATTGTGTCTTGGTCCTGGTGAAACTTTGTGGTCTGTGTTTGCAGTTCCTTCTCTAGTCTGGTTGCCTTCTGCTCTTCCTCCTGAACTCTGGCTTCAGCAAGGGCTAGTTTGGTATgtgtttcttttgcatttgtgGTCAGCTCTTGGATTTTCTGTCTTTGAAGGGTGAGCTGTGCCGCCAGCCTTTGTTGTTCATCCACCACCATCAAGGCAAAAGACTTCAGCTTGGTCAGCTCCTCTTTCAGGGTGGTgacccttttctccttttcttgctCCTTCTCCTCCTGAGACTTGATTTCTTGATCAGTTAGCTTCTTTAATCTGAAAAATGTAAAGtgcattttattttgtgattcaTGCTTTAGTAACTCATCGAATgtacttaaatatatatgtaatttagaaattatgtaattatatgaGTTGTGTCAGTTCATATACAATATGCAAAAGAGTGCCTGAATTTGATGACAGAGGAAAATCTTGATAAAGttatcttgcttttttatttgacTACCATTGATCAGTAACAGCTGCATTTCACCAGGAGCCTTAGTAAAAGAGTAAGGGCAAGAATATTTAGTTTAAATTGCCTGGGTAACATGTAATTAGTAGGCAGTCTGGCCTGAAGGCTATGAAAATAGGCACAAGCTTGAGATGATGCAGTTAGACCTGGCTTCAAGGCCGACCCTACTTTTACCAACGAATTGATCTGGGCagttatttaacatctctgagcctcaatttcctcatatgAAAAATGGGGGCAATAATTTTATTTACGTCAGGGgctttttatgaaaattaaatgcagTAATTCATCTAAGATTCTCATtgtcctggcacatggtaagcattTGGTATTAGTTGTtgctgctgtctttttttttttttttttttttttttgagacggagtctcgctctattgcccaggctggagtgcagtggcgcaatctcggctcactacaagctctgcctcccgggttcacgccattctcctgcctcagcctcccgagtagctgggactacaggcgcccgccactgcacccagctaattttttgtatttttagaagagacggggtttcaccatggtctcgatctcctgacctcgtgatccacccgcctcggcctcccaaagtgctgggattacaagcgtgagccaccgcgcctggccttgctgTCTTTATTAATATGGTTATTTATCAAATGGTTTGCTCGAACCAAAGTATGTGGTGCATTAATGTTTGATGTTCAACTCCTTGATTCTTAGTTAAGAAAAAATTTAGTCACATTGCTTAGAAGTTATACACTTCACTGATAGACCTCTGTGCCAATTAAAACTTGGTTTGCACTAGCACAACGTTATTCTAGGAACCACTTCACATATATCTTATCCTCATATTGGATAGCAATTAAATGAGGAGAATTGAGAGACATCTGTATGGGTTTGGTGTTTTCATAACATTTGAGAAGAGCATGCGGTTTGGTAGGAAAGTGCTTATTGATGAGAGTCTGATGCTAGACATGACGGAAGAGAAACTCTGTTATCAGGAACATAATAATTCTCTCTTAAATGACGACTACTATGACAtgctattttcttttatgttttaaatttgtcAGCATAACAGGAGGGTATTTTACATGTAGTATAAACTATCTCTTCCACCTCAGTAGTGAGGtcaaagttttaaatttgtgGCACTCTCAAGTATACTGTGAATGGACTGATTATAGAGGATGTAATTACAGCTTTGTAGTACTGTTATACAGAAGCTAAAATAGAATGGAATCCCTGAGGAATTGAACCAAAGGACTTGTCATGGATGAAGTTACAACTATTTACATTCTGATAGGTATAGAGAATTCATAATTAGGAATGAGTTAATTATCAAATGCATGTCTATCATCCTTATCACAGAACTTACTTTTTGAAAGTTGTGTAAGGATTTGAGAGaacgttttatttattttactttattttattttttgaaacggagtctcactttgtcgccaggctggagtgcagtagagccatctcagctcactgcagcctctgactccctggttcaaacaattctc
This genomic window contains:
- the FILIP1L gene encoding filamin A-interacting protein 1-like isoform X2, whose protein sequence is MRSRGSDTEGSAQKKFPRHTKGHSFQGPKNMKHRQQDKDSPSESDVILPCPKAEKPHSGNGHQAEDLSRDDLLFLLSILEGELQARDEVIGILKAEKMDLALLEAQYGFVTPKKVLEALQRDAFQAKSAPWQEDIYEKPMNELDKVVEKHKESYRRILGQLLVAEKSHRQTILELEEEKRKHKEYMEKSDEFICLLEQECERLKKLTDQEIKSQEEKEQEKEKRVTTLKEELTKLKSFALMVVDEQQRLAAQLTLQRQKIQELTTNAKETHTKLALAEARVQEEEQKATRLEKELQTQTTKFHQDQDTIMAKLTNEDSQNRQLQQKLAALSRQIDELEETNRSLRKAEEELQDIKEKISKGEYGNAGIMAEVEELRKRVLDMEGKDEELIKMEEQCRDLNKRLERETLQSKDFKLQVEKLSKRIMALEKLEDAFNKSKQECYSLKCNLEKERMTTKQLSQELESLKVRIKELEAIESRLEKTEFTLKEDLTKLKTLTVMFVEERKTMSEKLKKTEDKLQAASSQLQVEQNKVTTVTEKLIEETKRALKSKTDVEEKMYSVTKERDDLKNKLKAEEEKGNDLLSRVNMLKNRLQSLEAIEKDFLKNKLNQDSGKSTTALHQENNKIKELSQEVERLKLKLKDMKAIEDDLMKTEDEYETLERRYANERDKAQFLSRELEHVKMELAKYKLAEKTETSHEQWLFKRLQEEEAKSGHLSREVDALKEKINEYMATEDLICHLQGDHSVLQKKLNQQENRNRDLGREIENLTKELERYRHFSKSLRPSLNGRISDPQVFSKEVQTEAVDNEPPDYKSLIPLERAVINGQLYEENEDQDEDPNDEGSVLSFKCSQSTPCPVNRKLWIPWMKSKEGHPQNGKIQTKPNANFVQPGDLVLSHTPGQPLHIKVTPDHVQNTATLEITSPTTESPHSYTSTAVIPNCGTPKQRITILQNASITPVKSKTSTEDLMNLEQGMSPVTMATFARAQTPESCGSLTPERTMSPIQVLAVTGSASSPEQGRSPEPIEISAKHAIFRVSPDRQSSWQFQRSNSNSSSVITTEDNKIHIHLGSPYMQAVASPVRPASPSAPLQDNRTQGLINGALNKTTNKVTSSITITPTATPLPRQSQITVSNIYN
- the FILIP1L gene encoding filamin A-interacting protein 1-like isoform X3 — encoded protein: MVVDEQQRLAAQLTLQRQKIQELTTNAKETHTKLALAEARVQEEEQKATRLEKELQTQTTKFHQDQDTIMAKLTNEDSQNRQLQQKLAALSRQIDELEETNRSLRKAEEELQDIKEKISKGEYGNAGIMAEVEELRKRVLDMEGKDEELIKMEEQCRDLNKRLERETLQSKDFKLQVEKLSKRIMALEKLEDAFNKSKQECYSLKCNLEKERMTTKQLSQELESLKVRIKELEAIESRLEKTEFTLKEDLTKLKTLTVMFVEERKTMSEKLKKTEDKLQAASSQLQVEQNKVTTVTEKLIEETKRALKSKTDVEEKMYSVTKERDDLKNKLKAEEEKGNDLLSRVNMLKNRLQSLEAIEKDFLKNKLNQDSGKSTTALHQENNKIKELSQEVERLKLKLKDMKAIEDDLMKTEDEYETLERRYANERDKAQFLSRELEHVKMELAKYKLAEKTETSHEQWLFKRLQEEEAKSGHLSREVDALKEKINEYMATEDLICHLQGDHSVLQKKLNQQENRNRDLGREIENLTKELERYRHFSKSLRPSLNGRISDPQVFSKEVQTEAVDNEPPDYKSLIPLERAVINGQLYEENEDQDEDPNDEGSVLSFKCSQSTPCPVNRKLWIPWMKSKEGHPQNGKIQTKPNANFVQPGDLVLSHTPGQPLHIKVTPDHVQNTATLEITSPTTESPHSYTSTAVIPNCGTPKQRITILQNASITPVKSKTSTEDLMNLEQGMSPVTMATFARAQTPESCGSLTPERTMSPIQVLAVTGSASSPEQGRSPEPIEISAKHAIFRVSPDRQSSWQFQRSNSNSSSVITTEDNKIHIHLGSPYMQAVASPVRPASPSAPLQDNRTQGLINGALNKTTNKVTSSITITPTATPLPRQSQITVSNIYN
- the FILIP1L gene encoding filamin A-interacting protein 1-like isoform X1 gives rise to the protein MRSRGSDTEGSAQKKFPRHTKGHSFQGPKNMKHRQQDKDSPSESDVILPCPKAEKPHSGNGHQAEDLSRDDLLFLLSILEGELQARDEVIGILKAEKMDLALLEAQYGFVTPKKVLEALQRDAFQAKSAPWQEDIYEKPMNELDKVVEKHKESYRRILGQLLVAEKSHRQTILELEEEKRKHKEYMEKSDEFICLLEQECERLKKLTDQEIKSQEEKEQEKEKRVTTLKEELTKLKSFALMVVDEQQRLAAQLTLQRQKIQELTTNAKETHTKLALAEARVQEEEQKATRLEKELQTQTTKFHQDQDTIMAKLTNEDSQNRQLQQKLAALSRQIDELEETNRSLRKAEEELQDIKEKISKGEYGNAGIMAEVEELRKRVLDMEGKDEELIKMEEQCRDLNKRLERETLQSKDFKLQVEKLSKRIMALEKLEDAFNKSKQECYSLKCNLEKERMTTKQLSQELESLKVRIKELEAIESRLEKTEFTLKEDLTKLKTLTVMFVEERKTMSEKLKKTEDKLQAASSQLQVEQNKVTTVTEKLIEETKRALKSKTDVEEKMYSVTKERDDLKNKLKAEEEKGNDLLSRVNMLKNRLQSLEAIEKDFLKNKLNQDSGKSTTALHQENNKIKELSQEVERLKLKLKDMKAIEDDLMKTEDEYETLERRYANERDKAQFLSRELEHVKMELAKYKLAEKTETSHEQWLFKRLQEEEAKSGHLSREVDALKEKINEYMATEDLICHLQGDHSVLQKKLNQQENRNRDLGREIENLTKELERYRHFSKSLRPSLNGRISDPQVFSKEVQTEAVDNEPPDYKSLIPLERAVINGQLYEENEDQDEDPNDEGSVLSFKCSQSTPCPVNRKLWIPWMKSKEGHPQNGKIQTKPNANFVQPGDLVLSHTPGQPLHIKVTPDHVQNTATLEITSPTTESPHSYTSTAVIPNCGTPKQRITILQNASITPVKSKTSTEDLMNLEQGMSPVTMATFARAQTPESCGSLTPERTMSPIQVLAVTGSASSPEQGRSPEPIEISAKHAIFRVSPDRQSSWQFQRSNSNSSSVITTEDNKIHIHLGSPYMQAVASPVRPASPSAPLQDNRTQGLINGALNKTTNKVTSSITITPTATPLPRQSQITIKEVRKQRIPTRIPKPKSTGITKISTKAPTVPMDKPVYQNGCGKLHIVRTVTSNTFLHMGGRR